From a single Gimesia fumaroli genomic region:
- a CDS encoding DUF1365 domain-containing protein encodes MESGIYEGWVRHRRFTPVEHRFLNRIFLMYLDLDELERLFARRWCWSTRRIALAQFRRRDHLGDPQKTLAESVRDLVEEQGFPRPNGAIRLLTHLRYFGFMMNPVSFYFCFDQTNERVETIVAEVNNTPWGEQHCYVIGRDQFKGEGEKSSTEKEFHVSPFMPMEMEYFWRFSEPGQALTINIENQRQSEKVLSVTMQLKRREISTASLMRSLMRYPLMTWYVFAAIYWQALRLWIKRVPFYPHPGLIESSEENTSSRTP; translated from the coding sequence ATGGAAAGTGGGATCTACGAAGGTTGGGTCAGACACAGACGATTCACACCCGTTGAGCATCGCTTCCTCAACCGAATCTTCCTGATGTATCTGGATCTGGACGAGCTGGAGCGCCTGTTTGCGAGACGCTGGTGCTGGTCTACTCGCCGGATTGCGCTGGCCCAATTTCGACGTCGAGATCATCTGGGAGATCCCCAGAAAACGTTAGCGGAATCAGTGAGAGACCTGGTCGAAGAACAGGGTTTTCCCCGCCCAAACGGGGCAATTCGGTTGCTGACTCATTTACGGTATTTCGGCTTCATGATGAATCCGGTTTCATTTTATTTTTGTTTCGATCAAACCAATGAGCGTGTCGAAACGATCGTGGCTGAAGTCAATAACACGCCCTGGGGTGAGCAACACTGTTATGTGATTGGAAGAGATCAGTTCAAAGGAGAGGGAGAAAAATCTTCGACGGAAAAGGAGTTTCACGTTTCGCCTTTCATGCCGATGGAGATGGAATATTTCTGGCGGTTTTCTGAACCCGGTCAGGCGTTGACCATCAATATTGAGAATCAACGACAGTCAGAAAAAGTTCTGAGTGTGACCATGCAACTGAAACGACGCGAGATTTCAACCGCCAGTCTGATGCGATCGCTGATGCGTTATCCGCTGATGACTTGGTACGTTTTTGCTGCGATTTACTGGCAGGCACTGCGATTGTGGATCAAACGAGTTCCCTTTTATCCACATCCCGGCCTGATTGAATCTTCTGAGGAAAATACAAGTTCGAGGACACCATGA